One window of Natrinema sp. SYSU A 869 genomic DNA carries:
- the rdfA gene encoding rod-determining factor RdfA — MSEYGCKVCRVLDEYGMERYEERLLEQWQADPSQRKGYRQLAEWFNTLMLRREMDRAGLSTLGDEAESKYERLQSDEAVAAEVATELENAGIPIETLRDDFVSYGVIRTHLKECLESDIDLSSGDWEQNAIEISRDHASTKIEEAVRSLRNKGRLTAGGDVSVSVTVELECENCHARVPSDRAIRREYVCRCDD; from the coding sequence ATGAGCGAGTACGGCTGTAAAGTCTGCCGAGTATTAGATGAGTACGGGATGGAGCGATACGAGGAGCGACTACTCGAGCAGTGGCAGGCGGACCCCTCTCAGCGGAAGGGGTATCGGCAACTCGCTGAATGGTTCAATACGCTCATGTTGCGCCGCGAAATGGACCGCGCGGGGCTTTCGACCCTCGGCGACGAAGCCGAGTCCAAGTACGAGCGGCTACAGTCGGACGAAGCGGTCGCAGCGGAGGTCGCGACGGAGTTAGAGAACGCAGGGATTCCGATCGAGACGCTCCGAGACGATTTCGTCTCGTACGGCGTGATTCGAACCCATTTGAAGGAGTGTCTCGAATCCGATATCGACCTCTCGAGCGGGGACTGGGAACAGAACGCGATCGAGATCTCACGGGATCACGCGTCCACGAAAATCGAAGAGGCGGTCCGATCGCTCCGGAACAAGGGACGGCTCACCGCCGGCGGTGACGTGAGCGTGTCCGTCACCGTCGAACTCGAGTGTGAGAACTGTCACGCTCGCGTCCCTAGCGATCGGGCGATCCGCCGCGAATACGTCTGCCGTTGTGATGACTGA
- a CDS encoding ATP-binding protein, translating to MTDRTLHLELENIGGIEREELSITAGPTFIQGPNAANKSSFLKGLLFALGSTTVPIRSGADEARAVLSSGEKRVERIARRTDAGIETAGEAWITDPDDVTLLERFAGLLETNSLRSAVARNEDVESLLKEPMDIEALEAERSTKWRESGS from the coding sequence ATGACTGACCGAACACTGCATCTCGAACTCGAGAATATCGGTGGTATCGAACGCGAAGAACTGTCGATTACTGCGGGACCGACGTTCATTCAGGGCCCGAACGCTGCGAACAAGAGTTCGTTCCTCAAGGGACTGCTCTTCGCGCTCGGGAGCACGACGGTTCCGATCCGAAGCGGGGCCGACGAGGCTCGCGCAGTGCTCTCGTCCGGCGAGAAGCGCGTCGAACGGATCGCTCGACGGACCGACGCCGGTATCGAGACGGCCGGCGAGGCGTGGATTACGGACCCCGACGACGTCACGCTTCTCGAGCGGTTCGCGGGACTACTGGAGACGAATTCGCTCAGAAGTGCCGTGGCTCGGAACGAAGACGTCGAGTCGCTCCTGAAAGAGCCGATGGACATCGAGGCGCTCGAGGCGGAGCGATCGACGAAATGGCGCGAAAGCGGGAGCTGA